Proteins from a single region of Pseudomonas fulva:
- the metR gene encoding transcriptional regulator MetR, with product MLEIRHLKTLHALRETDSLVEAADRLHLTQSALSHQFKELEERLGMQLFVRKTKPVRFTSAGLRLLQLCDSVLPLLRSAERDLSRLAGGTAGRLHMAIECHSCFQWLMPTIDQFRDAWPEVELDLASGFSFAPLPALARGDLDLVVTSDPLELSGITYVPLFTYEAMLAVANQHILANRTYIRPEDLLKETLITYPVERDRLDIFTRFLEPADIEPAQVRTSELTVMMMQLVASGRGVCGLPNWALHEYSSRGYVTAKRLGDKGLFATLYAGVRTDMLDAPFMRDFLLTAKDTSFANLEGVSVAR from the coding sequence ATGCTCGAAATTCGCCATTTGAAGACCCTTCACGCTCTGCGTGAAACCGACAGCCTGGTCGAGGCCGCCGACCGGCTGCACCTGACCCAGTCGGCGTTGTCGCATCAGTTCAAGGAACTCGAGGAACGCCTGGGCATGCAGCTGTTCGTACGCAAGACCAAGCCGGTGCGTTTCACCAGTGCCGGTCTGCGCCTGTTGCAACTGTGCGACAGCGTGCTGCCACTGCTGCGCAGCGCCGAGCGCGATCTGTCGCGCCTGGCCGGCGGTACGGCAGGCCGCCTGCACATGGCCATCGAATGCCACAGCTGCTTTCAGTGGCTGATGCCGACCATCGATCAGTTCCGCGACGCCTGGCCGGAGGTCGAGCTCGACCTGGCCTCGGGCTTTTCCTTCGCCCCCCTGCCCGCCCTGGCCCGTGGCGATCTGGACCTGGTGGTGACCTCCGACCCGCTGGAGCTCTCCGGCATCACCTACGTGCCGTTGTTCACCTACGAAGCCATGCTGGCGGTAGCCAACCAGCACATCCTGGCCAATCGCACCTATATCCGCCCCGAAGACCTGCTCAAGGAAACCCTGATCACCTATCCGGTGGAGCGTGATCGCCTGGATATCTTCACCCGCTTCCTGGAGCCGGCCGACATCGAGCCGGCCCAGGTGCGTACCTCCGAACTGACGGTGATGATGATGCAACTGGTGGCCAGCGGGCGCGGTGTCTGCGGCCTGCCCAACTGGGCACTGCACGAGTACAGTTCACGCGGCTACGTGACGGCCAAGCGCCTGGGCGACAAGGGCCTGTTCGCCACGCTCTACGCCGGGGTGCGCACCGACATGCTCGACGCGCCCTTCATGCGCGACTTCCTGCTCACCGCCAAGGACACCTCGTTCGCCAACCTCGAAGGCGTCAGCGTTGCCCGCTAA
- the pdxJ gene encoding pyridoxine 5'-phosphate synthase → MTEANRVLLGVNIDHVATLRQARGTRYPDPVKAALDAEEAGADGITVHLREDRRHIQERDVRVLKEVMQTRMNFEMGVTDFMLAFAEAIRPEHVCLVPETRQELTTEGGLDVAGQEARIAAAVTRLAAAGSEVSLFIDADPRQIEASKRVGAPAIELHTGRYADAHTPQEAVAELQRIREGVALGVSLGLIVNAGHGLHYHNVEPVAAIPGINELNIGHALVSHALFVGFKEAVREMKQLIAGAAAR, encoded by the coding sequence GTGACTGAAGCCAACCGTGTTTTGCTGGGTGTGAATATCGATCACGTCGCCACGCTGCGCCAGGCGCGCGGCACCCGCTATCCCGACCCGGTAAAAGCCGCGCTGGATGCCGAAGAGGCGGGTGCCGACGGCATTACCGTACACCTGCGCGAAGATCGCCGGCATATCCAGGAGCGCGACGTGCGCGTGCTCAAGGAGGTCATGCAGACGCGCATGAACTTCGAGATGGGGGTGACCGATTTCATGCTCGCCTTCGCCGAGGCGATACGCCCCGAGCACGTGTGCCTGGTGCCGGAAACCCGCCAGGAGCTGACCACCGAAGGCGGCCTGGACGTGGCGGGTCAGGAGGCGCGGATTGCCGCAGCGGTAACGCGCCTGGCGGCCGCTGGCAGCGAGGTGTCGTTGTTCATCGATGCCGACCCGCGGCAGATCGAGGCGAGCAAGCGCGTCGGCGCGCCGGCCATCGAGCTGCATACCGGGCGTTATGCCGATGCCCATACGCCGCAAGAGGCAGTTGCCGAGCTGCAGCGTATTCGTGAGGGTGTCGCCCTGGGCGTTTCCCTGGGGCTGATCGTCAACGCCGGCCACGGCCTGCATTACCACAACGTCGAGCCGGTGGCAGCGATCCCGGGCATCAACGAGCTGAACATCGGCCATGCGCTGGTCAGCCACGCGCTGTTCGTCGGCTTCAAGGAGGCCGTGCGGGAGATGAAGCAGCTGATCGCAGGCGCCGCGGCACGCTAA
- the recO gene encoding DNA repair protein RecO produces MLAPSQPAYVLHSRAYRESSALVDFLTPQGRLRAVLRGARGKAGSLARPFIPLELETRGRGELKNVGRLEAAGIPNLLTGEALFSGLYLNELLIRVLPAEDPHPVIFEHYAMSILALAQGRPLEPILRAFEWRLLDELGYGFALDSDVQGNAVVSDGLYRLEADSGFLPIGHWQPGAFLGRELLAMADADWSTPGALAAAKRLMRQALAPHLGGRPLVSRELFMTLKEPTRD; encoded by the coding sequence ATGCTTGCGCCCAGCCAGCCCGCCTATGTCCTGCACAGCCGCGCCTACCGCGAAAGCAGTGCGCTGGTGGATTTCCTCACCCCGCAAGGCCGCTTGCGCGCCGTGCTGCGTGGCGCGCGGGGCAAGGCCGGCAGCCTGGCCCGGCCGTTCATTCCCCTGGAGCTGGAAACCCGCGGCCGCGGCGAGCTGAAGAACGTCGGCCGCTTGGAAGCTGCCGGCATTCCCAACCTGCTTACCGGCGAGGCGCTGTTCAGCGGCCTGTACCTCAACGAATTGCTGATTCGCGTGCTGCCCGCCGAAGATCCACACCCGGTGATCTTCGAGCATTACGCCATGAGCATCCTGGCGCTGGCTCAGGGTCGGCCACTGGAGCCGATCCTGCGCGCATTCGAATGGCGGCTGCTCGACGAACTCGGCTACGGTTTCGCCCTCGACAGCGATGTGCAGGGCAATGCCGTGGTCAGCGACGGCCTGTACCGGCTGGAGGCCGACAGCGGTTTTCTGCCCATCGGCCATTGGCAGCCGGGCGCGTTTCTCGGTCGTGAGCTGCTGGCCATGGCCGATGCCGACTGGAGCACGCCCGGCGCGCTGGCCGCTGCCAAGCGCCTGATGCGCCAGGCACTCGCCCCTCATCTCGGCGGCCGGCCCCTGGTCAGCCGCGAATTGTTCATGACGCTCAAGGAGCCGACCCGTGACTGA
- a CDS encoding protease inhibitor I42 family protein has product MINAYRLPLLAGLVLLSACASPSKSLQVQKQSQCPIALQAGQQLILSLPSNPTTGYRWTVQEDAAAVLKALGPEVYSAAEDSDLVGGDGNSTWRFQATEPGEAQLLLTYAQPWDTSAAPADTFDCQIRVR; this is encoded by the coding sequence ATGATCAACGCTTATCGTCTGCCTCTTCTCGCTGGCCTGGTTCTGCTGAGCGCCTGCGCCAGCCCCTCGAAGAGCCTGCAGGTGCAGAAACAGAGCCAGTGCCCGATCGCCCTGCAGGCTGGGCAGCAGTTGATCCTCAGCCTGCCGAGCAACCCGACCACGGGCTATCGCTGGACAGTGCAGGAAGACGCGGCCGCAGTGCTCAAGGCCCTGGGCCCGGAAGTCTACAGCGCGGCCGAAGACTCCGACCTGGTCGGCGGCGACGGCAACTCCACCTGGCGCTTCCAGGCCACCGAGCCAGGCGAGGCCCAACTGCTGCTGACCTACGCCCAGCCCTGGGACACCAGCGCCGCGCCGGCCGACACCTTCGACTGCCAGATCCGCGTGCGCTAG
- the era gene encoding GTPase Era, protein MTDSPVTRCGYVAIVGRPNVGKSTLLNHILGQKLAITSRKPQTTRHNMLGIKTEGEVQAIYVDTPGLHKNNDKAINRYMNKNAASALKDVDVVIFVVDRTRWTDEDQMVLERVQYVEGPVILAVNKTDRLEDKADLMPHLQWLAEQLPNAEIVPVSAQHGHNLDALEKLVGERLPEGLHFFPEDQITDRSGRFFAAELVREKIMRQLGAELPYQITVEIEEFKREGRIMHIHALILVERDGQKKIIIGEKGERLKRIGQEARKDMESMFDTKVMLNLWVKVKSGWSDDERALRSLGYDDI, encoded by the coding sequence ATGACTGATTCGCCCGTAACGCGCTGTGGCTATGTCGCCATCGTTGGCCGGCCCAACGTGGGCAAATCGACGCTGCTCAATCACATCCTCGGCCAGAAGCTGGCGATCACCTCGCGCAAGCCGCAGACCACTCGCCACAACATGCTCGGCATCAAGACCGAGGGCGAGGTGCAGGCCATCTATGTCGATACCCCCGGCCTGCACAAGAACAACGACAAGGCGATCAACCGCTACATGAACAAGAACGCCGCGTCGGCCCTCAAGGACGTCGACGTGGTGATCTTCGTGGTCGATCGCACCCGCTGGACCGACGAGGACCAGATGGTCCTCGAGCGCGTCCAGTACGTCGAAGGCCCGGTGATCCTGGCGGTCAACAAGACCGATCGCCTGGAAGACAAGGCCGACCTGATGCCGCACCTGCAGTGGCTGGCAGAGCAGTTGCCCAATGCCGAGATCGTGCCGGTTTCGGCGCAGCACGGCCACAACCTCGACGCGCTGGAAAAGCTGGTGGGCGAACGCCTGCCCGAGGGCCTGCACTTTTTCCCCGAAGACCAGATCACCGACCGCTCCGGGCGCTTCTTCGCCGCCGAGCTGGTGCGCGAGAAGATCATGCGTCAGCTCGGTGCCGAGCTGCCGTACCAGATCACCGTGGAGATCGAGGAGTTCAAGCGCGAAGGACGGATCATGCACATCCATGCGCTGATCCTGGTCGAACGCGACGGGCAGAAGAAGATCATCATCGGCGAGAAGGGCGAGCGCCTCAAACGCATTGGCCAGGAAGCGCGCAAGGACATGGAGTCGATGTTCGACACCAAGGTCATGCTCAACCTGTGGGTCAAGGTGAAGAGTGGCTGGTCCGACGACGAGCGCGCCCTGCGTTCGCTCGGTTACGACGATATCTGA
- the cmoA gene encoding carboxy-S-adenosyl-L-methionine synthase CmoA, translating into MRAFPAPCRPTVNRQPDQLFAQPLDQVPDFVFNEDVARVFPDMIKRSVPGYPTIVENIGVLAGQFAQPGSLLYDLGCSLGAVTQALRRHVQIEGCRVIAVDNSAAMVDRCREYLHAQDAMFQELLPVEVIEADILAMDWQPASLVAMNFTLQFIAPENRLELLSRIHRTLLPGGALILSEKLRFEDDQQHSLLTDLHIAFKRANGYSELEIAQKRSAIENVMLPDSLEQHRERLHAAGFSKVVPWFQCLNFASLVALP; encoded by the coding sequence ATGCGCGCCTTTCCAGCGCCATGCAGACCGACCGTGAACAGACAGCCCGACCAACTCTTCGCCCAGCCACTGGATCAGGTGCCGGATTTCGTCTTCAACGAGGACGTGGCCCGGGTGTTCCCGGACATGATCAAGCGCTCGGTGCCGGGCTACCCCACCATCGTCGAGAACATCGGTGTACTGGCCGGCCAGTTCGCCCAGCCCGGCAGCCTGCTGTATGACCTGGGCTGCTCGCTGGGCGCGGTTACCCAGGCGCTGCGTCGCCATGTGCAGATCGAAGGTTGCCGGGTGATCGCGGTCGACAACTCCGCGGCGATGGTCGACCGCTGCCGCGAATACCTGCACGCCCAGGACGCCATGTTCCAGGAGTTGCTGCCGGTCGAGGTGATCGAGGCGGACATCCTCGCCATGGACTGGCAGCCTGCCTCGCTGGTAGCGATGAACTTCACCCTGCAGTTCATCGCCCCGGAAAATCGCCTGGAGTTGCTGAGCCGTATTCACCGCACGCTGCTGCCGGGTGGCGCCTTGATCCTGTCGGAAAAGCTGCGTTTCGAAGACGACCAGCAGCACAGCCTGCTCACCGATCTGCATATCGCCTTCAAGCGGGCCAATGGCTACAGCGAACTGGAAATCGCCCAGAAGCGCAGCGCCATCGAGAACGTCATGCTCCCCGACAGCCTCGAACAGCACCGTGAGCGCCTGCACGCCGCCGGCTTCAGCAAGGTGGTGCCCTGGTTCCAGTGCTTGAACTTCGCTTCCCTGGTGGCCCTGCCATGA
- a CDS encoding LysR substrate-binding domain-containing protein, with protein sequence MNSPSPADVPAALPLLESDVLKTFVGIAESGSFTRTAAQVFRTTAAVSQQIKRLEETLGRTLFLRESRRVRLTPDGEILLGYARRLLKLNEEAVAHFRVPDLTGTVRFGTPFDIGVGSLPDLLSQFALSHPAVQVDVSVGRSCELIERLDAGELDLTLLNSGDANADDTRGEVICSESLVWAGREGGLAVRRNPLPLALANTGCAWRRAALDGLDRLGRNYRIAYSSEQCAGQEAALLADLAIAAFPASLVKPPLRRLSQQEHGLPPLGDYHIKLLRGSNRGAAAEALAAQVAVAYGAMR encoded by the coding sequence ATGAACAGTCCATCGCCAGCAGACGTGCCCGCCGCATTGCCGCTATTGGAAAGCGATGTGCTGAAGACCTTTGTCGGCATTGCCGAAAGCGGCAGTTTTACCCGCACGGCCGCGCAGGTGTTCCGTACCACGGCGGCGGTCAGCCAGCAGATCAAGCGCCTGGAGGAAACCCTTGGGCGTACGCTGTTTCTACGCGAGAGCCGCCGGGTGCGTCTCACGCCGGATGGCGAGATCCTGCTCGGCTATGCCCGCCGCCTGCTCAAGCTCAACGAGGAAGCGGTGGCCCATTTTCGCGTGCCCGACCTGACGGGTACCGTGCGTTTCGGTACTCCCTTCGACATCGGTGTCGGCTCGCTGCCGGATCTGCTGTCGCAGTTCGCCCTCAGCCACCCGGCCGTACAAGTCGATGTCTCGGTGGGTCGCAGTTGCGAGCTGATCGAACGCCTGGACGCTGGCGAGCTCGACCTGACGCTGCTCAATAGCGGCGACGCCAACGCCGATGACACCCGTGGCGAAGTCATTTGCAGTGAGTCACTGGTGTGGGCAGGTCGCGAAGGTGGCCTTGCCGTCAGGCGCAACCCGTTACCGCTTGCCCTGGCCAATACCGGTTGTGCCTGGCGCCGTGCCGCCCTGGACGGCCTGGATCGCCTCGGGCGCAACTACCGCATCGCCTATTCCAGCGAACAGTGCGCGGGCCAGGAAGCCGCGCTGCTGGCCGATCTGGCCATTGCGGCCTTCCCCGCCAGCCTGGTCAAACCGCCGCTACGCCGCCTTTCTCAGCAGGAGCACGGTCTGCCACCCTTGGGCGACTATCACATCAAGCTGCTGCGCGGCAGCAACCGTGGCGCAGCCGCCGAAGCACTGGCGGCGCAAGTGGCGGTGGCCTACGGCGCAATGCGTTAG
- the cmoB gene encoding tRNA 5-methoxyuridine(34)/uridine 5-oxyacetic acid(34) synthase CmoB, which produces MMRRMDLDALQAELAGTPLQDWSADLPAQIDAKLAIGHGDLQRWYAAVEALPPLNAEQIDLQEDFRLDGPCDEATRTALDSALRGLIPWRKGPFHPFGVHVDTEWRSDWKWQRVAPHLDLQGRRVLDVGCGNGYYMWRMLGAGARSVVGIDPNWLFLCQFLAMKNYLPDMPAWHLPLGIEELPAKLLGFDTVFSMGVLYHRRSPIDHLLELKDCLRKGGELVLETLVVEGDAQQVLVPEDRYAQMRNVWFLPSVPALELWLRRAGFLDVRCVDVSVTSVEEQRSTDWMRYQSLPEFLDPLDHRRTLEGLPAPRRAVLVARKP; this is translated from the coding sequence ATGATGCGCCGCATGGACCTGGACGCCCTGCAGGCCGAGCTCGCCGGCACGCCGCTGCAGGATTGGAGCGCCGACCTGCCCGCGCAGATCGACGCCAAGCTGGCCATCGGTCATGGCGACCTGCAGCGCTGGTACGCCGCTGTCGAAGCGCTGCCGCCACTGAATGCCGAGCAGATCGACCTGCAAGAGGACTTCCGCCTCGACGGCCCCTGTGATGAGGCCACCCGAACGGCGCTGGACAGTGCTCTGCGCGGCCTGATTCCCTGGCGCAAGGGCCCCTTCCATCCGTTCGGCGTGCACGTGGACACCGAATGGCGATCGGACTGGAAATGGCAGCGGGTCGCCCCGCACCTGGATCTGCAAGGCAGACGGGTGCTCGACGTCGGCTGCGGCAATGGCTACTACATGTGGCGCATGCTCGGCGCCGGCGCCCGCAGTGTGGTCGGCATCGACCCGAACTGGCTGTTCCTCTGCCAGTTCCTGGCCATGAAGAACTACCTGCCCGATATGCCGGCCTGGCACTTGCCGCTCGGTATCGAGGAGCTGCCGGCCAAGCTGCTCGGCTTCGACACCGTGTTTTCCATGGGTGTGCTCTACCACCGCCGCTCCCCCATCGATCACCTGCTGGAACTCAAGGACTGCCTGCGCAAGGGCGGCGAGCTGGTGCTGGAAACCCTGGTGGTGGAAGGTGACGCTCAACAGGTGCTGGTACCTGAAGACCGCTACGCGCAGATGCGCAACGTCTGGTTCCTGCCGTCGGTCCCTGCGCTTGAGCTATGGCTGCGCCGCGCCGGGTTCCTTGATGTGCGCTGCGTGGATGTCAGCGTCACCTCGGTCGAGGAACAACGCAGCACCGACTGGATGCGCTACCAGTCGCTGCCCGAGTTTCTCGACCCGCTCGACCACCGCCGCACCCTCGAAGGCCTGCCGGCGCCACGCCGCGCCGTGCTGGTAGCACGCAAGCCGTGA
- a CDS encoding DHCW motif cupin fold protein yields MNISDIPFGVTDWSKIEPTEHAGETGVAYWRTCQFGALRVRMVEYTAGYLADHWCKKGHILLCLEGELHTELDDGRRFVMTPGMSYQVADGAEAHRSSTTGGARLFIVD; encoded by the coding sequence ATGAACATCAGCGATATCCCCTTTGGCGTCACCGATTGGAGCAAGATCGAACCGACCGAACATGCCGGCGAAACCGGTGTAGCCTACTGGCGCACCTGCCAGTTCGGTGCGCTGCGCGTGCGTATGGTCGAATACACGGCGGGCTATCTGGCCGACCACTGGTGCAAGAAAGGCCATATCCTGCTGTGCCTGGAAGGCGAGCTGCACACCGAGCTCGACGATGGCCGCCGTTTCGTGATGACCCCGGGCATGAGCTATCAGGTGGCCGACGGGGCCGAAGCGCACCGCAGCTCGACGACTGGTGGCGCCCGCCTGTTCATCGTCGACTGA